A window of Exiguobacterium sp. FSL W8-0210 contains these coding sequences:
- a CDS encoding peptide chain release factor 3, which translates to MTNILQTEVEKRRIFGIISHPDAGKTTLTEKFLLHGGAIREAGSVKARKNSKFAKSDWMEIEKQRGISVTSSVMQFEYDKKIVSIMDTPGHSDFGEDTYRILTAVDSAIMVIDAAKGIESQTKKLFQVCRMRGIPIFTFINKMDRQARDPLELMEELEEVLGIPSVAVTWPAGSGQQFEGVYDRVKGQFHCFKNDRKTIELGEEGLANEELATTINSEMYETLMDEVDLLDGAGNEYDEELIAKGELTPVFFGSALVDFGVTPLLEHYLNLSPSPTPRESNKGKVEPAQDFFSGFVFKIQANMNPNHRDRIAFVRICTGKFDRGMDVVLTRTGKKMKLSQSTQFMADERETVNEAFAGDVIGLYDSGNYQIGDTITNGDPSLQYEALPTFAPELFLKVYTKNALKSKQFQKGVEQLAQEGAIQVYKTEYNEIILGAIGQLQFEVFEHRLKGEYGVDILKDAANFQVAKWIKPAEVAAVKQLTDSRTVLVYDRWENAVLLFANDFVYERFVQKNEGTITLVDSPQQL; encoded by the coding sequence ATGACAAACATTCTACAAACGGAAGTCGAAAAGCGTCGGATTTTCGGCATCATTTCCCACCCGGATGCGGGTAAGACGACATTAACTGAAAAATTCCTCCTGCACGGAGGGGCAATCCGTGAGGCAGGTTCTGTCAAGGCACGGAAAAACTCGAAATTTGCGAAATCCGACTGGATGGAAATCGAAAAACAACGCGGAATCTCTGTTACGTCTTCGGTCATGCAATTCGAATACGACAAAAAGATCGTCTCGATCATGGATACACCAGGTCACTCGGACTTCGGTGAAGATACGTACCGGATCCTGACAGCGGTTGACTCAGCGATCATGGTCATCGATGCGGCGAAAGGGATCGAGTCACAAACGAAGAAACTGTTCCAAGTCTGTCGGATGCGCGGGATTCCAATCTTTACGTTCATCAACAAGATGGACCGTCAAGCGCGTGACCCACTCGAATTGATGGAAGAACTCGAAGAAGTCCTCGGCATCCCGTCTGTAGCTGTGACGTGGCCAGCTGGTTCAGGTCAACAGTTCGAAGGGGTCTATGACCGCGTCAAAGGACAATTCCACTGCTTTAAAAATGATCGCAAGACGATCGAACTCGGCGAGGAAGGTCTCGCAAACGAAGAACTCGCGACGACGATCAACTCGGAAATGTACGAGACGTTGATGGATGAAGTCGACTTACTCGACGGCGCAGGTAACGAATACGATGAAGAATTGATCGCAAAAGGTGAGTTGACTCCGGTCTTCTTCGGATCAGCCCTCGTCGATTTCGGCGTCACACCACTTCTTGAACATTACTTGAACTTGTCCCCTTCACCGACACCTCGTGAGTCGAATAAAGGGAAAGTCGAGCCGGCACAAGACTTCTTCAGCGGTTTCGTCTTCAAGATTCAAGCAAACATGAACCCGAACCACCGTGACCGGATTGCGTTCGTCCGTATTTGTACGGGTAAATTTGATCGTGGAATGGACGTCGTCCTGACACGGACAGGCAAGAAAATGAAACTGTCGCAATCGACACAATTCATGGCGGATGAGCGGGAAACGGTCAATGAAGCGTTCGCAGGAGACGTCATCGGATTGTACGATTCAGGCAACTATCAAATCGGTGATACGATCACGAACGGTGATCCATCATTGCAATATGAAGCACTCCCGACGTTCGCACCAGAACTCTTCTTGAAGGTCTACACAAAAAACGCCTTGAAGTCGAAACAGTTCCAAAAAGGTGTCGAACAGCTCGCGCAAGAAGGTGCGATCCAGGTCTACAAGACGGAATACAACGAAATCATCCTCGGAGCAATCGGACAACTCCAATTCGAAGTCTTCGAGCACCGGCTCAAAGGTGAGTATGGCGTTGACATCTTGAAGGATGCTGCGAACTTCCAAGTCGCGAAATGGATCAAGCCAGCTGAAGTCGCTGCCGTCAAACAATTGACGGATTCACGGACGGTTCTCGTCTACGACCGTTGGGAAAATGCTGTTCTATTATTTGCGAATGATTTCGTCTACGAGCGATTCGTTCAGAAAAACGAAGGAACCATCACATTGGTCGATTCACCGCAACAACTCTAA
- a CDS encoding MBL fold metallo-hydrolase, giving the protein MKKIVTALAGIGLASAWFINRYPVFGKRPSRAERRSFERSDRFVDGKFKNEMDFQLKMEWDSMKSILKDYGRNIPNLRPVKALPTLPYQRRQDDSEAPRVTWFGHSAFLLELDEQTIFFDPMLGRAPSPFPKLGGGRFQTTQKVDLDRLPLIDVVVYSHDHYDHLDYPSVLALKNRVGRFIVPLGVGSRLRGWGVSAERITELDWHESTQVGGIKLTAAPSRHYSGRNGLDQFSTLWASWVIEGSQKVFFSGDSGYGPHFKAIGEQYGPFDLTMMECGQYDVRWSNSHMLPEQTVQAHRDVKGRVLMPIHWSAFILAFHAWFEPVERLLKEAKRDEIPVLTPMIGESVTPESTTRKWWREVR; this is encoded by the coding sequence ATGAAAAAAATAGTGACAGCTTTAGCAGGAATCGGTCTTGCCAGTGCTTGGTTCATCAACCGATACCCGGTGTTTGGGAAACGACCAAGCCGTGCAGAGCGGCGGAGTTTCGAGCGATCAGATCGTTTTGTCGACGGGAAGTTCAAAAATGAGATGGATTTCCAGTTGAAGATGGAATGGGACTCGATGAAAAGCATCTTAAAGGATTACGGACGAAACATTCCGAATCTGCGTCCTGTCAAAGCGTTACCGACGCTTCCGTATCAGCGACGTCAAGACGATAGTGAAGCACCACGCGTCACATGGTTCGGACATTCGGCGTTTTTACTCGAACTTGATGAACAAACGATTTTCTTTGACCCGATGCTCGGGCGCGCACCATCACCGTTCCCGAAACTGGGTGGGGGACGTTTTCAAACGACGCAGAAGGTTGATCTCGATCGCCTGCCGTTGATTGATGTCGTCGTCTATTCGCACGACCATTATGATCATCTTGATTATCCATCCGTCCTCGCCTTGAAAAATCGAGTCGGTCGCTTCATCGTGCCACTCGGGGTCGGTAGTCGTCTCCGTGGATGGGGTGTCTCGGCTGAGCGAATCACGGAACTCGACTGGCATGAATCGACGCAAGTCGGTGGCATCAAACTGACAGCGGCTCCTTCGCGCCATTATTCAGGGCGAAATGGTCTTGATCAATTTTCAACGCTATGGGCGTCATGGGTCATCGAAGGCTCGCAAAAGGTCTTTTTTAGTGGCGATAGTGGATATGGTCCACACTTTAAAGCAATCGGCGAACAATATGGTCCGTTTGATTTGACGATGATGGAATGTGGGCAGTATGATGTCCGGTGGTCCAATTCGCATATGTTACCGGAACAAACAGTTCAAGCACATCGAGATGTCAAAGGTCGCGTCCTGATGCCGATTCACTGGTCTGCCTTCATCCTCGCTTTTCATGCCTGGTTCGAACCGGTCGAACGGTTGCTCAAGGAAGCGAAACGCGATGAGATTCCGGTTCTGACACCAATGATCGGGGAGAGTGTGACACCCGAGAGCACGACACGAAAATGGTGGCGGGAAGTGCGTTGA